GGTGACGACGGCCGGGTCGTTGCTGAACGAGCGATCGCCGATGACCTCGTTGTCGGATTCGTCGCTGACGTCGGCGACAGGCGCGAAGTCGACGGTGATGCCGAGCTTCTTCATCTGACGACCGACGCCGGCGGCGATCTCCTTCACCTGCTCGGGCGTCTTCGTCTGCGCCAGTTCTCGAGGAGACGCGTTGTCGATGCCGAGTGCCGACAACCGCGACACCCGCCCACCCTCGTGATCGACCGTGACCATCAGCGGGATCGACGAGTTCTGCGAGATCCGTGATGCCGCACCGCTCGTCAGGATCGCCTTGTCGGTCCAGCTCCCGACGAAGATCCCGCCGATCTCCTCGTCCTCGACGATCTGCTGCGCGTCGTCGGCACCGGTGACACCCACGACGATCAGCTGGGCCAGCTTCTGCCGCAGCGTGAGCTTCGCGAGTTGTTCTGCGCCACAGGGATTTGCGACGGCGGTCGTCGTCGCGGCGACCGATGACGGGGACGCCGAGGGCGAGCTGTACGCGGACGGCGTGGGCGGTGCGGCCTCGGGCGACGACGAATCACAGGCCACGAGACCGAGACCCAATGCCGCGACCGTCGCAGTCGTCAGCGCGTTCCGAATCCAGCGAGGTCGTCGAGTTGGGCCCATGGCTCGAGTCTGGCATGTAACCTGAGCAAATGGACGTGGGGTCCATCTCGGCCGGGTCCGCGACCGCCCCCAGCGGTCGCGGTGACAACCGCGCCAGACAGACGTTGATGATCGCCTACGACGGCTCACCGAACGCCGATCGGGCGATCCGTTATGCCGGACACTTCCTGCGCGCCGAATCGGCAGTCGTCGTGACCGCCTGGCAGCCCGGCGGCATGACCCCCGCCCGGATGTCCACCCTCGCCGGCGGCATGCAGCCGTTCGTCGACACCCAGCTCGACGCCGGGGTCGACCGCGCACTCGAGGACGAGGCCACGAAGATCAACGAACGCGGTTTGGCCCTGGCCCGCGAATGCGGACTGTCGTCGAGGGGCACGCTCGTCGAGGTCGAGTCGACCGTGTGGGGCGCGCTCGTCGCCGCGGCCGAGGCCCTCGACGTCGATCTGCTCGTCACCGGGACGCGCGGGGCGTCGGGCCTCAAGGCATTGCTGCGGTCCAGCGTCGCCGAACGCGTCCTCAAACACTGCCATCGACCGGTGTTCATCGTCCCGGCCAAGTGCGAGCGGGAACCAGAGCTGACGCTGTAGTCCCGATGTCCTCAAGTGTGGGATGCATGTCCTGGCCGACATGAGCCGAGTCGGCCACGATGGGCTCATGACACGAACCGTGCTGGTCCTAGGGTTTCCCTGGGTGCAGTCGCTCGACGTGACAGGACCGGCCGATGTCTTCACCACGGCGTCGATCGCCCTCCGTGATCAGGGGTCGCCCGTCACGTACGACCTGCGGTTGGTGTCGCAGCACGGGCAGCCGATCGACACGGGCGTCGGACTGCAATTCGGCGCCCACCCACTGCCAGATCCCGCCGAACCCGTCGACACCCTGCTGCTGCCCGGCGGCACAGGCGTCCATCGGGCCGTCGACGACGCCGACCTCATCGAGTGGATCCGGGTGGCGGCCACCCGGGCGCGGCGCGTCATCAGCGTCTGCAACGGCGCCTTCCTCGCCGCCGAGGCCGGTCTCCTCGACGGCCGGCGCGCGGCGACGCACTGGGCCATGGCCGAGCACCTCGCCGAGCGATACCCGACGGTGCAGGTCGACGCCGAGGCACTGTTCGTCCGCAGCTCCGATCACGTCTGGACGTCCGCCGGCGTCACCGCGGGCATCGACCTCGCCCTCGCCGTCGTCGAAGAAGATCACGGCACCGAGCTCG
The sequence above is drawn from the Gordonia rubripertincta genome and encodes:
- a CDS encoding glycoside hydrolase family 3 N-terminal domain-containing protein → MGPTRRPRWIRNALTTATVAALGLGLVACDSSSPEAAPPTPSAYSSPSASPSSVAATTTAVANPCGAEQLAKLTLRQKLAQLIVVGVTGADDAQQIVEDEEIGGIFVGSWTDKAILTSGAASRISQNSSIPLMVTVDHEGGRVSRLSALGIDNASPRELAQTKTPEQVKEIAAGVGRQMKKLGITVDFAPVADVSDESDNEVIGDRSFSNDPAVVTEYAAAYAAGLAEAGITPVYKHFPGHGHGSGDSHLGVVTVPSLAELQNSDLVPFRNLLRDPGTAGVMVGHLIVPGLTEGLPSSISRPAIQMLRTGEGYNGPRYDGVIYSDDLSGMAAISQRYPIEQAVEKFILAGGDVALWLSTDRVSSVLDNLETAVKRGRLAPARLDAKVTRILRSKGVITC
- a CDS encoding universal stress protein, which codes for MDVGSISAGSATAPSGRGDNRARQTLMIAYDGSPNADRAIRYAGHFLRAESAVVVTAWQPGGMTPARMSTLAGGMQPFVDTQLDAGVDRALEDEATKINERGLALARECGLSSRGTLVEVESTVWGALVAAAEALDVDLLVTGTRGASGLKALLRSSVAERVLKHCHRPVFIVPAKCEREPELTL
- a CDS encoding GlxA family transcriptional regulator translates to MTRTVLVLGFPWVQSLDVTGPADVFTTASIALRDQGSPVTYDLRLVSQHGQPIDTGVGLQFGAHPLPDPAEPVDTLLLPGGTGVHRAVDDADLIEWIRVAATRARRVISVCNGAFLAAEAGLLDGRRAATHWAMAEHLAERYPTVQVDAEALFVRSSDHVWTSAGVTAGIDLALAVVEEDHGTELAQLVARWLVLYMRRPGGQSQFAPPVWMPRARRDVIREAQQRIEAEPGLPHRLPDLAQEAAMSPRHFSRVFTEETGEPPSDYIERVRTEAARRALTESSDTMPVIAARCGFGSSESMRRTFVRRLGVSPITIARPFADTAASSPNRQAYP